A window of the Blastocatellia bacterium genome harbors these coding sequences:
- a CDS encoding DUF350 domain-containing protein produces the protein MPINWLANATLFAPLGRLTAMFVPLQLGGLAELIVATLAFSILGILLFALAFWVIVKVAPFSVRKELEDDQNIALGIVIASVIIGIALIVSAAVHG, from the coding sequence ATGCCCATCAATTGGCTCGCTAACGCAACCTTATTCGCGCCGCTCGGGCGGCTGACCGCCATGTTTGTTCCCCTGCAACTCGGTGGCCTGGCGGAGTTGATTGTGGCGACGCTGGCGTTTTCGATTCTGGGAATCCTGCTATTCGCGCTGGCCTTCTGGGTCATCGTCAAAGTCGCGCCGTTTTCGGTGCGCAAAGAGCTTGAAGACGACCAGAACATCGCCCTCGGCATCGTCATCGCCTCGGTCATCATCGGCATCGCGCTGATCGTTTCGGCGGCAGTGCATGGGTAG
- a CDS encoding FAD-dependent oxidoreductase: MSKAASHHSVSRREMLATMLGLPAALAACRSNEAPRLPGGEIVGASDGFGHRLRDRLNIEVPQDRWEKATVVIVGGGVAGLAAARQLLRAGVEDFVMLELERAPGGTARSGSSAVVAYPWGAHYLPAPMKENVALVELLDEMGIVEGRTADGEPIIGEQFLCRDPEERIYYKGRWYEGLYLRAGASTDDLAQLDAFNKEVARWVGWRDTRGRRAFTIPLANCSDDTEATALDQQTMRQWMEARGFTSWRLRWLVDYACRDDYGLTLEQTSAWAGLFYFASRVRKPGGEAEPLMSWPEGNGRLVAHLYQRAQAKMRLGFAAAEIIPTEANGESGVDVIAITQDGQTATGIHAGRVIFAAPHFLSRYVIRDWRDAPPPHIAEFHYGAWWVANLFLKDRPEENSFPLAWDNVLVESKSLGYVVATHQQGLDRGPTVFTYYYPMCDDDDPRQAREKLLAMEWREFADVALTDLTRPHREIRSLVERLDVMRWGHAMISPRPNFVWRAARRDAARPYRNIHFAHTDLSGVALFEEAFYHGMRAADEVLAATRGRRGETRGHDDAATRG; this comes from the coding sequence ATGAGTAAAGCCGCCAGTCATCATTCGGTCTCGCGGCGCGAGATGCTGGCGACGATGCTCGGATTACCGGCGGCGCTGGCGGCGTGTCGCTCGAATGAAGCGCCGCGCTTGCCTGGAGGCGAGATTGTCGGCGCGTCGGATGGTTTCGGCCATCGCTTGCGAGACCGGTTAAATATCGAAGTGCCGCAAGACCGCTGGGAGAAAGCGACAGTCGTCATCGTCGGCGGCGGGGTCGCGGGACTGGCGGCGGCGCGGCAGTTGTTGAGAGCCGGCGTTGAAGATTTCGTGATGCTTGAGCTTGAGCGCGCGCCGGGCGGCACGGCACGCAGCGGCTCGTCAGCGGTGGTCGCTTATCCGTGGGGCGCGCACTATCTGCCCGCGCCGATGAAAGAGAACGTCGCGCTGGTTGAGCTGCTCGACGAGATGGGCATCGTTGAAGGGCGGACGGCGGACGGCGAGCCGATCATCGGGGAGCAGTTCCTTTGCCGCGACCCCGAAGAACGAATCTATTACAAGGGCCGCTGGTATGAAGGCTTATACTTGCGCGCCGGCGCTTCGACGGATGACCTGGCGCAGCTCGACGCCTTCAACAAAGAGGTCGCGCGCTGGGTCGGCTGGCGCGATACGCGTGGGCGTCGCGCCTTCACGATTCCGCTGGCCAATTGCTCGGACGATACGGAAGCGACGGCGCTCGATCAACAGACTATGCGCCAGTGGATGGAGGCTCGCGGCTTCACCTCGTGGCGCTTGCGCTGGCTGGTGGACTACGCGTGCCGCGACGATTACGGCCTGACGCTTGAGCAGACAAGCGCCTGGGCCGGTCTGTTTTACTTCGCCTCGCGGGTCCGTAAGCCGGGCGGCGAAGCTGAGCCGCTGATGTCCTGGCCCGAAGGCAACGGGCGGCTGGTGGCGCATCTCTATCAAAGGGCGCAAGCGAAAATGCGGCTCGGCTTTGCGGCGGCGGAGATCATCCCGACCGAAGCGAATGGCGAGAGCGGCGTTGACGTAATCGCCATCACTCAAGATGGACAGACCGCCACGGGGATTCACGCCGGGCGCGTGATCTTTGCCGCGCCGCATTTTCTGAGTCGTTATGTGATTCGCGACTGGCGCGATGCGCCGCCGCCGCACATCGCCGAGTTTCATTATGGCGCGTGGTGGGTGGCCAATCTTTTCTTGAAAGACCGCCCCGAAGAGAATAGTTTTCCGCTGGCCTGGGATAATGTGCTGGTCGAGAGCAAATCGCTCGGCTATGTTGTCGCGACGCATCAGCAAGGGTTGGATCGCGGCCCGACGGTGTTCACTTATTACTACCCAATGTGCGACGATGATGATCCGCGTCAGGCGCGAGAAAAGCTGCTGGCGATGGAGTGGCGCGAGTTTGCCGATGTCGCCTTGACCGACCTGACGCGTCCGCACAGAGAGATTCGCTCACTGGTTGAACGGCTGGACGTGATGCGCTGGGGGCATGCGATGATCAGCCCGCGCCCCAATTTCGTCTGGCGCGCGGCTCGCCGTGACGCCGCGCGCCCGTATCGCAATATCCATTTCGCGCACACGGACCTGAGCGGCGTCGCCTTGTTTGAAGAAGCCTTCTATCATGGCATGCGCGCCGCCGACGAGGTGCTGGCGGCGACGCGGGGACGCCGAGGAGAGACGCGGGGACACGACGACGCGGCGACGCGGGGATGA
- a CDS encoding DUF4178 domain-containing protein codes for MSPVQASCPACGAPIQFKIGSSVVVVCEYCNSVVARGDRRLEDLGKIADLVETGSPLQVGLRGVYRGAAFELTGRAQLGHAAGGLWDEWYAAFQDGRWGWLAEAQGRFYLTFPGSIPQQALIEPFDTLELGEPVPSLPLQVPLIVAEKGTARMLGAKGEIPYKVTPGEQYEYADLSGPHGEFATLDYSEQPPLVFIGRELHLSELGFPPDVVPPEHEFRRVGATQLNCPQCGGPLELRAPDKSERVTCPNCSSLLDVSQGKLAFLKALDPRVKPMIPLGSIGQFNGTRFMLIGFMVRSVEFEGVRYYWEEYLLYEPQVGFRWLVRSDDNWNFVETVPPAAVTTSGNRAVTYEGKRFKLYQDAAARVEHVYGEFYWKVMTGEVVRAADYIAPPLMLSLETSHTVEAPPDAKAKKPAKAARASEINWSLGRFVKPQEVEQAFGISGLPRPSKIAPNQPYPHKKIYKYWGLLLLASIATAIVLAATTRPQKVFEQTYTLEPIKSLEDSQVRFSEPFELKGRKNVVITAAASVDNSWVEIEGDLINQATDESEAFSLPVEYYSGVEDGESWSEGNRSPDVYLSAQPAGTYILGFEARWEKFQQPMAVTLRVEQGVFNGGYIVLVLFLLSLFPIVMLIYHWRFEAKRWADSDYSPYQSSS; via the coding sequence GTGAGCCCTGTGCAAGCATCCTGCCCGGCCTGTGGCGCGCCGATTCAATTTAAGATCGGCTCGTCCGTCGTCGTCGTCTGCGAGTATTGCAACTCGGTCGTGGCGCGCGGCGACCGCCGGCTCGAAGACCTCGGCAAGATCGCCGATCTGGTCGAAACCGGCTCGCCCTTGCAAGTCGGACTGCGCGGCGTCTATCGCGGTGCCGCTTTCGAGCTGACGGGCCGCGCCCAGCTCGGCCACGCTGCCGGCGGCCTCTGGGACGAATGGTACGCCGCCTTTCAAGATGGCCGCTGGGGCTGGCTGGCCGAAGCGCAGGGCCGCTTCTATCTCACCTTTCCCGGCAGCATCCCGCAGCAAGCCTTGATCGAGCCATTCGACACGCTTGAGCTGGGCGAGCCGGTGCCGTCGCTGCCGCTGCAAGTGCCGTTGATCGTCGCCGAAAAAGGCACGGCGCGCATGCTCGGCGCTAAAGGTGAGATACCTTACAAAGTCACGCCCGGCGAGCAGTACGAGTACGCCGACCTGTCGGGGCCGCACGGCGAGTTTGCGACGCTCGATTACAGCGAGCAGCCGCCGCTGGTCTTCATCGGGCGCGAGCTGCATCTGTCGGAGCTTGGCTTTCCGCCCGACGTTGTGCCGCCCGAGCATGAGTTTCGCCGCGTCGGCGCCACGCAGCTCAACTGTCCACAGTGCGGCGGGCCGCTTGAGCTGCGCGCCCCCGACAAGTCCGAGCGCGTCACCTGTCCTAATTGCAGCTCATTGCTCGACGTCAGCCAGGGCAAGCTGGCGTTCCTTAAAGCGCTCGACCCGCGCGTCAAGCCCATGATCCCGCTCGGCTCCATAGGCCAGTTCAACGGCACGCGCTTTATGTTGATCGGCTTCATGGTTCGCAGCGTCGAATTCGAAGGCGTCCGCTATTACTGGGAAGAGTACCTGCTCTACGAGCCGCAGGTCGGCTTTCGCTGGCTGGTGCGCAGCGACGACAACTGGAACTTTGTCGAAACGGTGCCGCCCGCCGCTGTCACGACGTCAGGCAATCGCGCCGTGACCTATGAGGGCAAACGCTTCAAGCTCTATCAAGACGCCGCGGCGCGCGTCGAGCATGTTTACGGCGAGTTCTACTGGAAGGTGATGACCGGCGAAGTCGTGCGCGCCGCCGATTACATCGCGCCGCCGTTGATGCTATCGCTGGAGACCAGCCATACCGTCGAAGCGCCGCCCGATGCGAAGGCGAAGAAGCCGGCAAAGGCGGCCAGGGCGAGCGAGATTAACTGGTCGCTGGGCCGATTCGTCAAGCCGCAAGAAGTCGAGCAGGCGTTCGGCATCAGCGGTCTGCCGCGCCCGTCGAAGATCGCGCCCAACCAGCCATACCCGCATAAGAAGATTTATAAGTACTGGGGCCTGCTGCTGCTGGCCAGCATTGCTACAGCCATCGTGCTTGCGGCGACGACGCGCCCGCAAAAAGTCTTCGAGCAGACCTACACGCTCGAACCGATCAAGAGTCTCGAAGATTCGCAGGTGCGCTTCTCCGAGCCGTTCGAGCTCAAGGGCCGAAAGAACGTTGTCATCACCGCGGCGGCCAGCGTTGATAATTCGTGGGTCGAGATCGAAGGCGATCTGATTAACCAGGCGACCGACGAGAGCGAAGCCTTCTCGCTGCCCGTCGAATATTACTCCGGCGTAGAGGATGGCGAGTCGTGGAGCGAAGGCAACCGCTCGCCGGACGTTTACCTGTCGGCGCAGCCCGCGGGCACCTACATTCTCGGCTTCGAAGCGCGCTGGGAGAAATTCCAGCAGCCGATGGCCGTCACGTTGCGCGTCGAGCAAGGCGTCTTCAATGGCGGCTACATCGTGCTCGTGTTGTTCTTGCTGTCGCTATTTCCCATCGTGATGTTGATCTATCACTGGCGCTTTGAAGCCAAACGCTGGGCCGATAGCGACTACAGCCCATATCAATCGAGTTCGTAA
- a CDS encoding S-adenosylmethionine decarboxylase, with translation MNSSAEQMNVGTEWMIDARGCKSEPLADLCHMRRLCERIIRELDLKVIGDGQWHQFAAPGGVTGLYLLTESHLACHTYPELGVATFNLYCCRPRPRWLWEARLQAMLGAASVSVKCFTREAVGNDAVPADNALAIHEVANP, from the coding sequence ATGAACTCTTCGGCAGAGCAAATGAACGTCGGCACCGAGTGGATGATCGATGCGCGCGGTTGCAAGTCAGAGCCGCTCGCAGACCTCTGTCACATGCGCCGGTTGTGCGAACGGATCATCCGCGAGCTTGATCTGAAAGTGATCGGCGACGGCCAGTGGCATCAGTTCGCCGCGCCGGGCGGCGTCACCGGCCTTTACCTGCTGACCGAATCGCACCTTGCCTGTCACACCTATCCTGAGCTTGGCGTTGCCACCTTCAATCTCTACTGCTGCCGCCCGCGCCCGCGCTGGCTGTGGGAAGCGCGCTTGCAAGCGATGCTCGGCGCGGCCAGCGTGAGCGTAAAATGTTTCACTCGCGAGGCGGTCGGTAATGATGCTGTGCCGGCTGACAACGCCCTCGCCATCCATGAGGTGGCCAACCCGTGA
- a CDS encoding pitrilysin family protein: MKKLINACLVLGLLMPLNASADSKIFPYKYFTDDLPNGLRVVTVPTAYPNIVALYIVVATGSRNEIEPGKSGFAHLFEHLMFRGTPTVSPQQYNAALKRAGADSNAYTEDDRTVYHTVFSKEDFDEILSLEADRFQNLKVPEALFKTETRAVLGEYNKNASSPTRKLYEVLRDTAFGAHTYKHTTMGYLRDVENMPDLYDYSLEFFKRYYRPEYTTIVVAGDVDHAHVLELVKKYWGNWQHGSYAPDIPVEPVQKEERSAHVDWPQPTLPWLAVAYKSPAYSDTDKDKAALDLIGNLGFSQNSELYQRLLIKEQKVDALGPDFEDHRDPYLVTVLARVKDPKDVDYVRGEIIKTLDSFKTQLVAKDKLDAVKSNLRYSFALSLDNSEAIAANIAPYIALRRTPETINQVYEIYAAITPEDLQAVAKKYFISEHRTIVTLSHKEKSENVTQK; encoded by the coding sequence ATGAAAAAACTGATCAACGCCTGCCTTGTCTTGGGATTGCTTATGCCACTTAACGCATCCGCGGATAGCAAGATTTTTCCGTACAAATACTTCACCGACGATTTGCCGAACGGTCTGCGCGTCGTCACTGTGCCGACGGCTTACCCGAACATCGTCGCGCTCTACATCGTCGTCGCCACCGGCTCGCGCAACGAAATCGAGCCGGGCAAGTCGGGCTTCGCGCACCTGTTCGAGCATCTGATGTTTCGCGGCACGCCAACCGTCTCGCCGCAGCAGTACAACGCCGCGCTCAAGCGCGCCGGCGCCGACTCGAACGCTTACACCGAAGACGACCGCACCGTCTATCACACGGTCTTTTCCAAAGAAGACTTCGACGAGATTCTCTCGCTCGAAGCCGACCGCTTCCAGAATCTCAAAGTCCCCGAGGCGCTCTTCAAGACTGAGACTCGCGCCGTCCTCGGCGAGTACAACAAGAACGCTTCCAGCCCGACGCGCAAACTCTACGAAGTGCTGCGCGACACCGCCTTCGGCGCGCACACCTACAAGCACACGACGATGGGCTACCTGCGCGATGTCGAGAATATGCCCGACCTCTACGACTACAGCCTGGAATTCTTCAAGCGCTATTATCGGCCCGAATACACCACCATCGTCGTTGCCGGTGACGTAGATCACGCGCATGTTCTTGAGCTGGTGAAGAAGTACTGGGGCAACTGGCAGCACGGCTCCTATGCGCCCGATATTCCGGTTGAGCCCGTACAGAAAGAAGAGCGCTCGGCGCATGTGGACTGGCCGCAGCCGACGCTGCCCTGGCTCGCCGTGGCTTACAAATCGCCGGCCTACTCGGACACGGACAAGGACAAGGCGGCGCTCGACCTGATCGGCAACCTCGGGTTCTCGCAGAACTCGGAGCTCTATCAGCGGCTGCTGATTAAAGAGCAGAAAGTAGACGCGCTGGGGCCCGACTTTGAGGACCATCGCGATCCCTACCTCGTCACTGTGCTGGCGCGCGTCAAAGACCCGAAGGACGTGGATTACGTTCGCGGCGAGATCATCAAGACGCTCGATTCGTTCAAGACGCAACTGGTGGCGAAAGACAAGCTCGACGCCGTGAAGTCGAACCTGCGGTACAGCTTCGCGCTGTCGCTCGACAACTCTGAGGCCATCGCCGCCAACATCGCGCCCTACATCGCGCTGCGGCGCACGCCGGAAACCATCAACCAGGTTTACGAAATCTATGCGGCGATCACGCCCGAAGATTTGCAGGCGGTGGCAAAGAAATACTTCATCTCAGAGCATCGCACCATCGTCACCCTGTCGCATAAGGAGAAGTCAGAGAATGTTACGCAGAAGTAA
- a CDS encoding polyamine aminopropyltransferase yields MNTPVLFLNVLIIATCGLVYELLAGTLASYVLGDDITQFSLIIGIYLFALGAGAWLSRYIDKGLARRFIEVELAVALLGGASAPLLFLSFARLSWFHVALYGIVFAVGTLVGLELPLLMRILKDNLDFKELVSRVLTFDYVGALVASILFPLFFVPRMGLVRTSLLFGLLNAGVGLWATWFMRPLIPGSVTGLRVRAVIVMALLLIGVIKANTLTSLAEDELFADEIVYSRTTPYQRIVVTRGRAGFQLFLNGHLQFSSADEYRYHEALVHPAMMLSNNPRRVLVCGGGDGLALREIRRYPSVESITLVDLDPAMTRLSTSFPPLADLNQHSYDDPRVRVVNKDAMIWLEETDEQFDAAIIDFPDPNTFALGKLYTTRFYRLLKSRLSPAAAISVQSTSPLFARKSYWCIMRTIEAAGFTVKPYQTTVPSFGVWGYALARVAPFDPPSVAPPGLRYLDDKAMAALFVLPADLDALPVEVNRLDNQALVRYYESEWKRYE; encoded by the coding sequence ATGAACACGCCGGTCTTATTCCTCAATGTCCTGATCATCGCCACCTGCGGGCTGGTTTACGAGCTGCTTGCCGGCACGCTTGCCAGTTATGTGCTGGGCGACGACATCACGCAGTTCTCCCTGATTATCGGCATCTACCTGTTTGCGCTCGGCGCCGGCGCGTGGCTGTCGCGCTATATCGATAAGGGATTGGCGCGGCGCTTCATCGAAGTCGAGCTGGCGGTCGCGCTGCTCGGCGGGGCGTCGGCGCCGCTGCTGTTCTTGAGCTTTGCGCGGCTGAGCTGGTTTCACGTCGCGCTCTACGGCATCGTCTTTGCCGTCGGCACGCTGGTCGGCCTGGAGCTGCCGCTGCTGATGCGTATCCTGAAAGACAACCTCGATTTCAAAGAGCTGGTGTCGCGCGTGCTGACCTTTGATTATGTCGGCGCGCTGGTGGCTTCGATCCTTTTTCCGCTTTTCTTCGTGCCGCGCATGGGACTGGTGCGCACCTCGCTTTTATTCGGCCTGCTGAATGCGGGCGTCGGCTTGTGGGCGACATGGTTTATGCGCCCGCTGATTCCGGGCAGCGTCACCGGCCTGCGGGTTCGCGCCGTGATCGTCATGGCGTTGCTCTTGATCGGCGTCATCAAAGCCAACACGCTGACGTCGCTTGCCGAAGACGAGCTGTTTGCCGACGAGATCGTCTATTCGCGCACCACCCCCTATCAACGCATCGTTGTCACACGGGGCCGCGCCGGCTTCCAGTTGTTTTTGAATGGCCACCTGCAATTCAGCTCGGCGGACGAATACCGCTATCACGAAGCGCTGGTGCATCCAGCGATGATGCTCTCGAACAACCCGCGTCGCGTGCTGGTCTGCGGCGGCGGTGACGGGCTGGCGCTGCGCGAGATTCGCCGCTATCCATCGGTCGAATCGATCACGCTCGTAGACCTCGACCCGGCGATGACGCGACTTTCGACGAGCTTCCCGCCGCTCGCCGATTTGAATCAGCATTCGTATGATGACCCGCGCGTCCGCGTCGTCAACAAGGATGCGATGATCTGGCTGGAAGAGACCGACGAGCAGTTCGACGCGGCGATCATCGATTTCCCCGACCCGAATACGTTTGCCCTGGGCAAGCTCTACACGACGCGCTTTTATCGTTTGCTGAAATCGCGCCTCTCGCCGGCGGCGGCCATCAGTGTGCAGAGCACATCACCGCTGTTTGCGCGCAAGTCTTACTGGTGCATTATGCGAACGATTGAGGCGGCAGGCTTCACCGTCAAGCCGTATCAGACGACGGTGCCATCGTTCGGCGTCTGGGGCTACGCGCTGGCCCGCGTCGCGCCATTCGATCCGCCGTCGGTTGCGCCGCCGGGCTTGCGTTATTTAGATGACAAAGCGATGGCGGCGCTGTTTGTGCTGCCGGCTGATCTCGACGCGCTGCCGGTCGAAGTCAATCGGTTAGATAATCAGGCACTGGTGCGTTACTACGAATCGGAATGGAAGCGGTATGAGTAA
- a CDS encoding AraC family transcriptional regulator, with the protein MAESEPRDCIEVWRPRDLSRLELRRGFGVARPVPRHWHDDYQFCLIQAGSGDLDYRGNRLPTPSASLFMVHPGEVHSNRAHDQKGCTYRTLFVDAELMREAAHEIFGHAASLPFFPTAVIFDSAIIRQYLELHLALEQPSSSLERQALLLNLLAALIARFADDSPAPRCCAADRQAVRRAYEYLAEHYAENISLDQLAAVAALSPYHFNRVFSEQYGMPPHAFQTQLRVLRARLLILQGWPLPQVASQTGFADQSHLTRHFKRLVGVPPGQYQASSKNVQDPARRRALHFG; encoded by the coding sequence ATGGCAGAGAGTGAGCCACGTGACTGCATCGAAGTCTGGCGACCGCGCGATCTCAGCCGCCTTGAGTTGAGGCGCGGCTTCGGGGTGGCCCGCCCTGTGCCGCGCCACTGGCACGACGATTATCAGTTCTGTCTGATTCAAGCAGGCTCAGGCGACCTCGACTATCGCGGCAATCGCTTGCCGACGCCGTCCGCCAGTCTCTTCATGGTCCACCCCGGCGAAGTTCACTCGAACCGCGCACACGACCAGAAGGGCTGCACTTATCGCACGCTCTTCGTGGATGCCGAGCTGATGCGCGAAGCGGCTCACGAAATCTTTGGCCATGCGGCGAGCCTGCCATTCTTTCCGACCGCCGTGATCTTCGACAGCGCGATCATTCGTCAATACCTTGAGCTTCACCTCGCGCTCGAACAGCCTTCGTCGAGCCTCGAACGACAAGCGTTGCTATTGAATCTGCTGGCGGCATTGATCGCCCGCTTTGCCGATGACTCGCCAGCGCCGCGCTGCTGCGCCGCGGACCGGCAAGCGGTCAGGCGCGCTTACGAATACCTCGCCGAGCATTATGCCGAGAACATTAGCTTAGATCAGCTTGCCGCCGTCGCTGCCCTCAGTCCCTATCACTTCAACCGTGTCTTCTCCGAGCAATATGGCATGCCGCCGCACGCCTTTCAGACGCAGCTGCGCGTCTTGCGCGCCCGCTTGCTCATCCTTCAAGGCTGGCCGCTGCCGCAGGTCGCCTCGCAAACAGGCTTCGCCGATCAGAGCCACCTGACGCGCCACTTCAAGCGGCTGGTCGGCGTCCCGCCCGGCCAATATCAGGCGAGTAGCAAGAACGTTCAAGACCCCGCCCGCCGTCGCGCGCTACACTTCGGCTGA
- a CDS encoding DUF3500 domain-containing protein: protein MKIKILLTAVMALALAIGIGGKARPSSAAAITKAAQQFLASLTAEQRAKALMEFNDEERFNWFYVPRARRGIPLKELDDHQRRLAQDFLKATLSQRGYYKATTIMEIELVLREMESPTPGDAATAARRDPALYYFSFFGQPSDKAAWGWRIEGHHLSLNFTAINGRVAATTPSFFGSNPAEVRQGPRRGLRVLAAEEDIARELLHTFSDAQRAKIIFQADAFSDVVTTNAKRVDPLAPVGIPASQFNAQQMSLLVRLLEEYAGAMPADLATQRMEKVRQAGLEKIWFGWAGGTELGQPHYYRLQGPTFVIEYDNTQNNANHVHSVWRDFQGDYGRDLLREHYLNAPHHHSH from the coding sequence ATGAAGATCAAGATTTTGCTGACAGCCGTCATGGCCCTGGCGCTGGCCATCGGCATCGGCGGCAAGGCCCGTCCGTCGTCAGCCGCCGCGATCACCAAAGCCGCGCAACAGTTTCTCGCCTCCTTGACCGCCGAGCAGCGCGCCAAAGCACTCATGGAGTTTAATGACGAAGAGCGCTTCAACTGGTTCTACGTGCCGCGCGCCCGGCGCGGCATCCCGCTCAAAGAACTCGACGATCATCAGCGCCGGTTAGCCCAGGACTTCCTCAAGGCAACGCTCAGCCAGCGCGGCTATTACAAGGCGACGACCATCATGGAGATCGAGCTGGTGCTGCGCGAGATGGAATCGCCAACACCCGGCGATGCCGCCACCGCCGCGCGCCGTGATCCGGCGCTCTATTACTTTTCTTTCTTCGGCCAGCCTTCGGATAAAGCCGCCTGGGGCTGGCGCATCGAAGGCCATCACCTGTCGCTCAATTTTACGGCGATCAATGGCCGCGTTGCCGCCACGACGCCGAGCTTCTTCGGCTCGAACCCCGCGGAAGTCCGCCAGGGGCCGCGCCGCGGCTTGCGCGTCCTGGCCGCCGAAGAGGACATCGCCCGCGAGCTGCTCCATACGTTCAGCGACGCGCAACGCGCCAAAATTATCTTTCAAGCCGACGCTTTTTCCGACGTCGTTACGACCAATGCCAAGCGTGTGGATCCGCTGGCGCCGGTCGGCATCCCCGCCAGCCAATTCAATGCGCAACAGATGAGCCTGCTGGTGCGCTTGCTTGAAGAGTACGCCGGCGCGATGCCGGCTGATCTGGCGACGCAGCGCATGGAGAAAGTAAGGCAGGCAGGCTTAGAAAAAATCTGGTTCGGCTGGGCCGGCGGCACAGAGCTGGGGCAGCCGCATTATTACCGCTTGCAGGGGCCGACGTTTGTCATCGAATACGACAATACGCAGAACAACGCCAATCATGTCCACAGCGTGTGGCGTGATTTTCAGGGCGATTATGGCCGAGACTTGCTGCGCGAGCATTACTTGAACGCGCCGCACCATCATTCGCATTGA
- a CDS encoding pitrilysin family protein, translated as MLRRSKRALLLALVIASSVIAPIAEAGKAASPMAIVSLPNSSPLVSFRLLFNVGSASDPKGKEGLAALTASLLAGGGSRDMTYEQIVSAMYPMATSFNSQVDKEMTVFYGTTHVDNLPKFYQIISGMLLNPGWRADDFTRLREDAITYLKVGLRQANDEELGKEALYNFIYGAEHPYGHNNAGTIAALEKMTIDDLKQFYRDHYTQANFVLGLAGGYPKGFEEKVQHDFASRLPAGSAERLSLPQPAAINGLEMEVIEKNTPGTAISFGFPLPVTRKDADWPALLVVQSYLGQHRSSNSYLYQRLREIRGLNYGDYAYIEYFPRGMFQFHPDPNLARRQQIFQVWIRPVEPKNGLFALRAGLFELNKLARDGMAEKDFEATRQFLSKFVNVLTKDQDAQLGYALDSRYYGLPSFTDYVRAQLAKLTLSDVNRVIKKYLQADRVKIVVVTQDAKGFMARATAGQPSPINYTSPPAKEILDEDKLIESYKLSLDPKRVEIVPVEQMFQR; from the coding sequence ATGTTACGCAGAAGTAAACGTGCCCTGTTGCTCGCGCTCGTCATCGCCTCGTCGGTCATTGCGCCGATTGCCGAGGCCGGAAAGGCCGCATCGCCTATGGCTATCGTGTCATTGCCAAACTCGTCGCCGCTCGTCAGCTTTCGCCTGCTCTTCAACGTCGGCTCGGCGAGCGACCCGAAAGGCAAAGAAGGGCTCGCGGCGCTGACCGCCAGCCTGTTAGCCGGCGGCGGCAGCCGCGACATGACCTACGAGCAGATCGTCAGCGCCATGTACCCGATGGCCACCAGCTTCAACTCGCAGGTGGATAAAGAGATGACGGTTTTCTACGGCACGACGCACGTCGATAACCTGCCGAAGTTCTATCAGATCATCTCAGGCATGTTGCTCAATCCCGGCTGGCGCGCCGACGATTTCACGCGCCTGCGCGAAGACGCCATCACTTACTTGAAGGTCGGGTTGCGCCAGGCCAACGACGAAGAGCTGGGCAAAGAGGCGCTCTACAACTTCATCTACGGGGCCGAACATCCTTATGGCCACAACAACGCCGGCACGATTGCGGCGCTTGAGAAGATGACCATAGACGACCTCAAGCAGTTCTACCGCGACCATTACACGCAGGCGAATTTTGTGCTGGGGCTGGCGGGCGGCTACCCGAAGGGCTTCGAAGAAAAAGTGCAGCACGACTTTGCTTCGCGTTTGCCGGCGGGCAGCGCTGAAAGACTGAGCCTGCCGCAGCCGGCGGCAATCAACGGCCTGGAGATGGAAGTCATCGAGAAGAACACGCCGGGCACGGCCATCTCGTTCGGCTTCCCGCTCCCTGTCACGCGCAAAGACGCCGACTGGCCGGCGCTGCTCGTCGTGCAGTCATACCTCGGACAGCACCGCTCGTCGAACAGTTATTTGTATCAGCGGCTGCGCGAGATTCGCGGCCTGAACTATGGCGACTACGCCTACATCGAATACTTCCCGCGCGGCATGTTCCAGTTTCATCCCGACCCGAATCTGGCGCGCCGGCAGCAGATCTTTCAGGTGTGGATTCGCCCGGTCGAGCCGAAGAATGGCCTGTTCGCGCTGCGCGCCGGCCTGTTCGAGCTCAACAAGCTGGCGCGCGACGGCATGGCGGAAAAGGACTTTGAAGCGACGCGGCAATTCCTCAGCAAGTTCGTCAACGTGCTGACGAAGGACCAGGACGCGCAGCTGGGCTACGCGCTCGACAGCCGCTATTATGGCCTGCCGAGCTTCACCGACTACGTGCGCGCGCAACTGGCGAAGCTGACTCTGAGTGATGTCAACCGCGTCATCAAGAAGTACCTGCAAGCCGACCGCGTCAAGATTGTCGTCGTCACTCAGGACGCCAAAGGCTTTATGGCGCGGGCAACGGCGGGCCAGCCGTCGCCGATCAACTACACTTCACCGCCGGCAAAAGAGATACTCGACGAAGACAAGCTGATCGAGAGCTATAAGCTGAGCCTCGACCCGAAGCGCGTCGAAATCGTGCCGGTCGAGCAGATGTTTCAACGATGA